From one Streptomyces chromofuscus genomic stretch:
- a CDS encoding glycosyltransferase family 2 protein, which produces MTTAYAVVIPTLVRDTLADCLAALAAATGPRPREIVLVDDRPVPDPGPLEHPLSVLGDLRDRTTVLHGGGRGPAAARNTGLRAIASPWVAFLDDDVQVGPHWCEQLTQDLAAAGPDTAGVQGVIAVPLPGGRRPTDWERESVARARARWGTADMAYRTDALKQARGFDERFLRAHREDVDLALRLLDAGWGIRQGRRTTRHPVHPAGRWASLAAQRGHADDALMLRLHGAGWWYKALARRGRIRGHLAVTAAGAGACVLAGAGHRTAAAVAALGWAAGTAEFAWARIAPGPRTRDEVTTLLATSALIPPTAGWHWLSGLWRYRGAPAWREVAP; this is translated from the coding sequence ATGACCACCGCCTACGCCGTGGTGATCCCCACGCTCGTCCGTGACACGCTGGCCGACTGTCTCGCCGCGCTGGCCGCCGCGACCGGCCCCCGGCCGCGCGAGATCGTCCTCGTCGACGACCGGCCCGTCCCGGATCCGGGCCCGCTGGAGCACCCCCTGAGCGTCCTCGGCGACCTGCGCGACCGCACGACCGTGCTGCACGGCGGCGGACGCGGCCCGGCCGCCGCCCGCAACACCGGACTGCGCGCGATCGCCTCGCCGTGGGTCGCCTTCCTCGACGACGACGTGCAGGTCGGCCCGCACTGGTGCGAACAGCTCACCCAGGACCTGGCCGCCGCGGGTCCCGACACGGCGGGCGTGCAGGGCGTGATCGCCGTACCGCTGCCCGGCGGACGCCGCCCCACCGACTGGGAACGCGAATCGGTGGCTCGTGCGCGCGCCCGCTGGGGCACCGCCGACATGGCCTACCGCACCGACGCCCTCAAGCAGGCCCGCGGCTTCGACGAGCGCTTCCTGCGCGCCCACCGGGAGGACGTCGACCTGGCCCTGCGGCTGCTCGACGCCGGGTGGGGCATCCGGCAGGGGCGGCGCACCACCCGGCACCCGGTGCACCCGGCGGGCCGCTGGGCGTCGCTCGCCGCCCAGCGCGGGCACGCCGACGACGCGCTCATGCTGCGGCTGCACGGCGCCGGCTGGTGGTACAAGGCGCTCGCGCGACGCGGCCGGATCCGCGGCCACCTCGCCGTGACGGCGGCGGGCGCGGGGGCGTGCGTCCTCGCGGGCGCCGGGCACCGTACGGCCGCCGCTGTCGCCGCGCTGGGCTGGGCGGCGGGCACCGCCGAGTTCGCCTGGGCGCGCATCGCGCCCGGGCCGCGCACCCGCGACGAGGTGACCACCTTGCTGGCGACCAGCGCGCTGATCCCCCCGACGGCCGGCTGGCACTGGCTGAGCGGACTGTGGCGGTACCGGGGCGCGCCCGCGTGGCGGGAGGTGGCGCCGTGA
- a CDS encoding PucR family transcriptional regulator has translation MRLRALLDTDALGLKLLGGEDELDRTVRGVMTTDLRDPSRYLSGGELVLTGLAWRRDAADSEPFARILAQAGVAALAAGEAELGDVPEDLVQACARHRVPLFAVHESVAFATITEHVVRQVSGERAGDLAAVVDRHRRMMTSGPAGGGPDVVLDLLGSDLDLRAWVLSPTGRLIAGPKVGGPALPAEACAKLAAEHLAAARTGRRGPHRLILGTTTYSLFPIHSSGRSPQDSRDVRETVLSDWLLAVEADAGDWAEERLDLLHGVTQLIAVERDRRDAARTVRRRLAQEVLELVQTGAAPAEIAARLRVAAPVLLPGLGAAPHWQVVVARVEWDGSDIETGPVAQSLLEEILVDPLATGPEPSDRIAVAHTGDEAIALVPLPAVSAEHDGSETGVLADALLQSVGAPLSAGLEDDGRVTLGVSAAVHSAEGLRGALEEARHARRVAAARTGRVCAAGHQELASHVLLLPFVPDDVRRAFTARLLDPLRDYDRRHRAELIPTLEAFLESDGSWTRCASRLHLHVNTLRYRVGRIEQLTSRDLSRLEDKLDFFLALRMS, from the coding sequence ATGCGGCTGCGCGCACTGCTGGACACCGACGCGCTGGGCCTCAAGCTGCTCGGCGGCGAGGACGAGCTGGACCGCACCGTGCGGGGCGTGATGACCACCGACCTGCGGGATCCCAGCCGCTACCTCTCCGGCGGTGAACTGGTGCTGACCGGCCTGGCGTGGCGCCGGGACGCGGCCGACTCCGAGCCCTTCGCGCGGATCCTCGCGCAGGCCGGCGTGGCGGCCCTCGCGGCCGGCGAGGCGGAGCTGGGCGACGTGCCCGAGGACCTGGTCCAGGCGTGCGCCCGGCACCGCGTCCCCCTGTTCGCCGTGCACGAGTCGGTGGCCTTCGCGACGATCACCGAGCACGTCGTACGGCAGGTCTCCGGCGAGCGCGCGGGCGACCTGGCCGCCGTCGTCGACCGGCACCGCCGCATGATGACGTCCGGCCCGGCGGGCGGCGGCCCGGACGTGGTCCTCGACCTCCTCGGCTCCGACCTGGACCTGCGCGCCTGGGTGCTCTCCCCCACCGGCCGCCTCATCGCGGGCCCCAAGGTCGGCGGCCCGGCGCTGCCCGCCGAGGCCTGCGCGAAGCTGGCGGCCGAACACCTGGCGGCCGCCCGCACCGGCCGGCGGGGCCCGCACCGCCTGATCCTCGGCACCACGACGTACTCGCTCTTCCCGATCCACAGCAGCGGCCGCTCCCCGCAGGACTCCCGGGACGTCCGCGAGACGGTGCTGTCCGACTGGCTGCTGGCCGTCGAGGCGGACGCCGGCGACTGGGCGGAGGAGCGTCTGGACCTCCTCCACGGTGTCACGCAACTCATCGCCGTCGAACGCGACCGCCGCGACGCGGCCCGCACCGTCCGACGCCGCCTGGCGCAGGAGGTCCTGGAACTCGTCCAGACGGGCGCCGCCCCCGCCGAGATCGCGGCCCGCCTGCGCGTCGCCGCGCCGGTCCTGCTGCCCGGCCTCGGCGCGGCCCCCCACTGGCAGGTGGTCGTGGCCCGCGTCGAGTGGGACGGCTCCGACATCGAGACCGGCCCGGTGGCCCAGTCGCTGCTGGAGGAGATCCTGGTCGACCCGCTGGCCACCGGCCCCGAGCCCTCCGACCGCATAGCGGTGGCCCACACCGGCGACGAGGCGATCGCCCTCGTCCCCCTCCCGGCCGTCTCGGCGGAGCACGACGGCTCGGAGACCGGCGTCCTGGCCGACGCCCTCCTGCAGTCGGTAGGCGCCCCCCTCTCGGCCGGCCTGGAGGACGACGGCCGGGTGACCCTGGGCGTCAGCGCGGCCGTTCACTCGGCGGAGGGCCTGCGCGGCGCCCTGGAGGAGGCCCGGCACGCCCGCCGGGTGGCGGCGGCCCGCACGGGCCGGGTCTGCGCGGCGGGCCACCAGGAACTGGCCTCCCACGTCCTGCTCCTGCCCTTCGTTCCCGACGACGTGCGCCGCGCCTTCACCGCACGTCTCCTGGACCCCCTGCGCGACTACGACCGCCGCCACCGCGCCGAGCTCATCCCGACCCTGGAGGCGTTCCTCGAGAGCGACGGCTCCTGGACGCGCTGCGCCTCCCGCCTCCACCTGCACGTCAACACCCTGCGCTACCGGGTCGGCAGGATCGAGCAGTTGACGAGCCGCGACCTGTCGCGGCTGGAGGACAAGCTGGACTTCTTCCTGGCGCTGCGCATGAGCTGA
- a CDS encoding FAD binding domain-containing protein, translating to MDFLRPASWEEALAAKAEHPTAVPIAGGTDVMVEINFDHRRPKYLMDLNRIGELSEWEVGEDSVRLGASVPYARIMEHLRAELPGLALASHTVASPQIRNRGGVGGNLGTASPAGDAHPALLAAGAEVEVESVRGSRRIPIDAFYTGVKRNALAPDELIRAVHIQKADGPQQYSKVGTRNAMVIAVCAFGLALHPDSRTVRTGIGSAAPTPVRAKVAEEFLNAALEEGGFWDNGKIITPSVAKQFADLCSAACNPIDDVRGTASYRRHAVGVMARRTLTWTWESYRGGRRTTEGAA from the coding sequence ATGGACTTCCTTCGCCCCGCCAGCTGGGAGGAGGCGCTCGCCGCGAAGGCCGAGCACCCCACCGCTGTGCCGATTGCGGGTGGCACCGATGTGATGGTCGAGATCAACTTCGACCATCGCAGGCCCAAGTACCTCATGGACCTCAACCGCATCGGCGAACTCTCCGAGTGGGAGGTCGGCGAGGACTCCGTGCGGCTCGGCGCCTCCGTCCCGTACGCCCGGATCATGGAGCACCTGCGCGCCGAGCTGCCGGGCCTGGCCCTCGCCTCGCACACCGTCGCCTCCCCGCAGATCCGCAACCGCGGCGGCGTCGGCGGCAACCTCGGCACCGCCTCCCCGGCCGGTGACGCCCACCCCGCCCTGCTCGCCGCCGGCGCCGAGGTCGAGGTGGAGTCCGTACGGGGCTCCCGGCGCATCCCGATCGACGCGTTCTACACCGGCGTGAAGCGCAACGCGCTGGCGCCCGACGAGCTGATCCGCGCCGTGCACATCCAGAAGGCGGACGGCCCTCAGCAGTACTCCAAGGTGGGCACCCGCAACGCCATGGTCATCGCCGTGTGCGCCTTCGGGCTCGCGCTGCACCCCGACAGCCGTACGGTCCGCACCGGCATCGGCTCGGCCGCCCCCACCCCCGTCCGGGCGAAGGTCGCGGAGGAGTTCCTGAACGCCGCGCTCGAAGAGGGCGGCTTCTGGGACAACGGAAAGATCATCACCCCGTCGGTCGCCAAGCAGTTCGCGGACCTGTGCTCGGCCGCCTGCAACCCGATCGACGACGTCCGGGGCACGGCGAGCTACCGCCGGCACGCGGTCGGCGTCATGGCCCGTCGGACGCTGACCTGGACCTGGGAGTCCTACCGCGGCGGCCGCCGCACCACCGAGGGAGCTGCGTGA
- a CDS encoding SRPBCC family protein, translated as MATFLLERTAPLSPSEAWRRLTDWPRHGDAVPLTRVTVLTPAPTHEGTVFVARSGLGPLAVDDRMEVTVWQPPTDDAPGRCRLEKRGRVVLGWAEIEVGPGPGGRARVSWREEIRVRLLPPFLDGPLERASRLVFGRAANRLLRGR; from the coding sequence GTGGCCACCTTCCTGCTCGAACGCACGGCTCCGCTGTCCCCGTCCGAGGCCTGGCGCCGGCTGACGGACTGGCCCCGCCACGGCGACGCCGTCCCGCTGACCCGTGTCACCGTGCTCACCCCGGCGCCGACCCACGAGGGCACGGTGTTCGTGGCCCGGTCGGGCCTCGGGCCGCTCGCCGTCGACGACCGGATGGAGGTCACCGTCTGGCAGCCGCCGACCGACGACGCCCCCGGCCGGTGCCGCCTGGAGAAACGCGGCCGGGTGGTGCTCGGCTGGGCGGAGATCGAGGTCGGCCCCGGCCCCGGCGGGCGCGCCCGGGTGAGCTGGCGCGAGGAGATCCGCGTACGCCTGCTGCCGCCCTTCCTCGACGGCCCGCTGGAGCGCGCGTCCCGCCTGGTGTTCGGCCGGGCGGCCAACCGTCTGCTCCGGGGGCGGTGA
- a CDS encoding XdhC family protein: MLDIADELHRWVEQGRDFAVATVVAVGGSAPRQPGAALAVDTDGTAIGSVSGGCVEGAVYELCHQALRDGQPVLERFGYSDDDAFAVGLTCGGVIDILVTPVRAGDPVRPVVASAVAAASRREPAAVARIVTGPAESTGRRALLVRPDGSYDGGFGAHPELDRTVAAEARAYLDAGRTGTLEIGEQGSRCGAPLTVLVESSVPAPRMIVFGAIDFASALVRVGKFLGYHVTVCDARPVFATRVRFPEADEIVVEWPHEYLERTAVDARTVLCVLTHDAKFDVPLLQRALRLPVAYVGAMGSRRTHLDRDRRLREVGVTDLELARLRSPIGLDLGARTPEETALSIAAEIVAGRRGGSGVSLTGAHTPIHHDTPSAPTGRIGSVA; this comes from the coding sequence ATGCTGGACATCGCCGACGAGCTGCACCGGTGGGTCGAGCAGGGACGCGACTTCGCCGTGGCCACCGTGGTGGCCGTCGGCGGCAGCGCCCCACGCCAACCCGGCGCCGCCCTCGCGGTGGACACCGACGGCACGGCGATCGGCTCGGTCTCCGGCGGCTGTGTGGAGGGCGCCGTCTACGAGCTGTGCCACCAGGCGTTGCGGGACGGGCAGCCGGTCCTGGAGCGCTTCGGATACAGCGACGACGACGCCTTCGCGGTCGGCCTGACCTGCGGCGGCGTCATCGACATCCTGGTCACCCCGGTCCGGGCGGGCGATCCCGTCCGGCCGGTGGTGGCCTCCGCGGTCGCCGCCGCGTCCCGGCGCGAGCCCGCCGCGGTGGCCCGCATCGTCACCGGCCCGGCCGAGTCGACGGGCCGCCGCGCGCTGCTGGTCCGCCCCGACGGGTCCTACGACGGCGGCTTCGGCGCCCATCCAGAGCTGGACCGCACGGTCGCGGCCGAGGCGCGCGCCTACCTGGACGCCGGACGCACCGGCACCCTGGAGATCGGAGAGCAGGGCTCTCGGTGCGGAGCACCGCTCACCGTGCTGGTCGAGTCGTCCGTGCCGGCCCCCCGCATGATCGTCTTCGGCGCGATCGACTTCGCCTCGGCGCTGGTCCGCGTCGGCAAGTTCCTCGGCTACCACGTCACGGTGTGCGACGCCCGCCCCGTCTTCGCGACGCGAGTCCGCTTCCCCGAGGCCGACGAGATCGTCGTCGAGTGGCCCCACGAGTACCTGGAGCGCACCGCCGTCGACGCCCGCACGGTCCTGTGCGTGCTGACCCACGACGCCAAGTTCGACGTGCCCCTGCTGCAGCGGGCACTGCGGCTGCCGGTGGCGTACGTCGGCGCCATGGGCTCGCGCCGCACCCACCTCGACCGCGACCGGCGGCTGCGCGAGGTCGGGGTCACCGACCTGGAGCTGGCCCGCCTGCGCTCGCCCATCGGCCTGGACCTGGGCGCCCGCACCCCGGAGGAGACGGCCCTGTCCATCGCCGCCGAGATCGTCGCGGGCCGGCGCGGCGGCAGCGGCGTGTCGCTGACCGGCGCGCACACCCCGATCCACCACGACACGCCGTCGGCGCCGACGGGACGGATCGGTTCGGTGGCCTGA
- a CDS encoding xanthine dehydrogenase family protein molybdopterin-binding subunit, protein MPANGAPTKITQGSQTKGGIGESTLRPDGTLKVTGEFAYSSDMWHEDMLWGQILRSTVAHAEIVSIDTSEALATPGVYAVLTYDDLPTEVKHYGLEIQDTPVLAHGKVRHHGEPVAVVAADHPETARRAAAKIKVDYRELPVITDEASATAPDAILVHEGRDDLPQGPATSSGPGGTPIAGHVPHPNIVHRQPIVRGNVEEARRRADVIVEGEYTFGMQDQAFLGPESGLAVPEEDGGVHLYIATQWLHSDRRQIAPVLGLPEDKVRMTLAGVGGAFGGREDLSMQIHACLLALRTGKPVKIVYNRFESFFGHVHRHPAKLYYEHGATKDGKLTHMKCRIVLDGGAYASASPAVVGNASSLSVGPYVIDDVDIEAIALYTNNPPCGAMRGFGAVQACFAYEAQMDKLAKRLGLDPVEFRQLNAMEQGTVMPTGQPVDSPAPVAELLRRVKAMPMPPERQWESSEGADVRQLPGGLSNTTHGEGVVRGVGYAVGIKNVGFSEGFDDYSTAKVRVEVVGGEPVATVHTAMAEVGQGGVTVHAQIVRTELGVAQVTIHPADTQVGSAGSTSASRQTYVTGGAVKNACELVREKVLDLGRRKFGSYHPAWATAELLLEGGRVVTDGGEVLADLVDVLEGESVEVEEEWRHRPTEPFDLRTGQGNGHVQYSFAAHRAVVEVDTELGLVKVIELACAQDVGKALNPLSVIGQIQGGTTQGLGVAVMEEIVVDPKTAKVQNPSFTDYLIPTILDTPTIPVDVLELADEHAPYGLRGIGEAPTLSSTPAVLAAIRDATGLELNRTPVRPEHLTGTA, encoded by the coding sequence ATGCCTGCCAACGGCGCACCTACGAAGATCACGCAGGGGTCGCAGACCAAGGGCGGCATCGGCGAGTCCACGCTCCGTCCGGACGGCACCCTGAAGGTCACCGGCGAGTTCGCGTACTCGTCCGACATGTGGCACGAGGACATGCTGTGGGGCCAGATCCTGCGCTCCACCGTCGCGCACGCCGAGATCGTCTCGATCGACACCTCCGAGGCGCTCGCGACGCCGGGTGTGTACGCGGTGCTGACGTACGACGACCTGCCGACCGAGGTGAAGCACTACGGCCTGGAGATCCAGGACACCCCGGTCCTCGCGCACGGCAAGGTGCGCCACCACGGCGAGCCGGTGGCGGTCGTCGCCGCCGACCACCCGGAGACGGCCCGCCGCGCCGCCGCCAAGATCAAGGTCGACTACCGCGAACTGCCGGTGATCACCGACGAGGCCTCGGCGACGGCGCCGGACGCGATCCTCGTCCACGAGGGCCGCGACGACCTCCCCCAAGGGCCTGCGACGAGCTCCGGTCCAGGGGGGACCCCCATCGCCGGTCACGTCCCGCACCCGAACATCGTGCACCGCCAGCCGATCGTCCGCGGCAACGTGGAGGAGGCCCGCAGGCGCGCCGACGTGATCGTCGAGGGCGAGTACACCTTCGGCATGCAGGACCAGGCCTTCCTCGGCCCGGAGTCCGGTCTCGCGGTGCCGGAGGAGGACGGCGGCGTCCACCTCTACATCGCCACCCAGTGGCTCCACTCCGACCGGCGCCAGATCGCGCCCGTGCTCGGCCTGCCCGAGGACAAGGTGCGCATGACGCTGGCCGGCGTCGGCGGCGCGTTCGGCGGCCGCGAGGACCTGTCGATGCAGATCCACGCCTGTCTGCTGGCGCTGCGCACCGGCAAGCCCGTCAAGATCGTCTACAACCGGTTCGAGTCCTTCTTCGGGCACGTCCACCGCCACCCGGCCAAGCTGTACTACGAACACGGCGCCACCAAGGACGGCAAGCTCACGCACATGAAGTGCCGGATCGTCCTGGACGGCGGCGCCTACGCCTCCGCCTCCCCGGCGGTCGTCGGCAACGCCTCCTCGCTGAGCGTCGGCCCGTACGTCATCGACGACGTCGACATCGAGGCCATCGCCCTCTACACCAACAACCCGCCCTGTGGCGCCATGCGCGGCTTCGGCGCGGTCCAGGCGTGCTTCGCCTACGAGGCACAGATGGACAAGCTCGCCAAGAGGCTCGGCCTGGACCCGGTGGAGTTCCGGCAGCTCAACGCCATGGAACAGGGCACCGTCATGCCGACCGGCCAGCCCGTCGACTCGCCGGCCCCGGTCGCCGAACTGCTGCGCCGCGTCAAGGCGATGCCGATGCCGCCGGAGCGCCAGTGGGAGTCCAGCGAGGGCGCCGACGTACGGCAGCTGCCCGGCGGCCTGTCCAACACCACGCACGGCGAGGGCGTCGTGCGCGGTGTGGGCTACGCGGTCGGCATCAAGAACGTCGGCTTCTCCGAGGGCTTCGACGACTACTCCACCGCCAAGGTGCGCGTGGAGGTCGTCGGCGGCGAGCCCGTCGCCACCGTGCACACGGCCATGGCGGAGGTCGGCCAGGGCGGAGTCACCGTCCACGCGCAGATCGTCCGCACCGAGCTCGGCGTCGCCCAGGTGACCATCCACCCGGCCGACACCCAGGTGGGCAGCGCCGGTTCGACGTCCGCCTCGCGGCAGACGTACGTCACTGGCGGCGCCGTCAAGAACGCCTGCGAGCTGGTCCGTGAGAAGGTCCTCGACCTCGGGCGCCGCAAGTTCGGCTCCTACCACCCCGCGTGGGCCACCGCCGAGCTGCTGCTGGAGGGCGGCAGGGTCGTCACCGACGGCGGCGAGGTGCTGGCCGACCTGGTGGACGTCCTGGAGGGCGAGTCCGTCGAGGTCGAGGAGGAGTGGCGGCACCGGCCGACCGAGCCCTTCGACCTGCGCACCGGTCAGGGCAACGGCCACGTCCAGTACTCCTTCGCCGCGCACCGCGCCGTCGTCGAGGTCGACACCGAGCTCGGCCTGGTCAAGGTGATCGAGCTGGCCTGCGCCCAGGACGTCGGCAAGGCACTGAACCCGCTGTCCGTCATCGGCCAGATCCAGGGCGGTACGACCCAGGGTCTCGGTGTGGCGGTCATGGAGGAGATCGTCGTCGACCCGAAGACCGCGAAGGTGCAGAACCCCTCCTTCACGGACTACCTGATCCCGACCATCCTCGACACGCCGACCATCCCGGTCGACGTGCTCGAACTCGCCGACGAGCACGCCCCGTACGGGCTGCGCGGCATCGGCGAGGCCCCCACCCTGTCCTCGACTCCGGCGGTCCTCGCGGCGATCCGCGACGCGACCGGCCTGGAGCTGAACAGGACGCCGGTCCGCCCCGAGCACCTCACCGGCACCGCGTGA
- a CDS encoding (2Fe-2S)-binding protein translates to MRVNFTVNGRPQEADDVWEGESLLYVLRERLGLPGSKNACEQGECGSCTVRLDGVPVCSCLVAAGQVEGREVVTVEGLADFARQRSEGGCASGARGTSLQDARGWAAKGQDSQTGEGSELSPVQQAFIDAGAVQCGFCTPGLLVAADEMLEKNPNPSDADIREALSGNLCRCTGYEKIMDAVRLAAARQSEGV, encoded by the coding sequence ATGCGCGTCAACTTCACCGTCAACGGTCGTCCGCAGGAAGCCGACGACGTCTGGGAGGGCGAGTCCCTGCTGTACGTGCTGCGCGAGCGGCTCGGTCTGCCGGGGTCCAAGAACGCCTGTGAGCAGGGCGAGTGCGGTTCCTGCACCGTGCGGCTGGACGGCGTGCCGGTGTGCTCGTGCCTGGTCGCCGCCGGGCAGGTCGAGGGCCGCGAGGTCGTCACCGTCGAAGGGCTCGCCGACTTCGCCAGGCAGCGCTCCGAGGGCGGCTGCGCGTCCGGCGCCCGCGGGACCTCCCTGCAGGACGCCCGGGGCTGGGCCGCGAAGGGGCAGGACTCGCAGACCGGCGAGGGCAGCGAGCTCTCCCCGGTCCAGCAGGCGTTCATCGACGCCGGTGCCGTCCAGTGCGGCTTCTGCACGCCGGGTCTGCTGGTCGCCGCCGACGAGATGCTCGAGAAGAACCCGAACCCGAGCGACGCGGACATCCGCGAGGCCCTGTCGGGCAACCTGTGCCGCTGCACCGGCTACGAGAAGATCATGGACGCGGTCCGCCTGGCGGCCGCCCGCCAGTCCGAGGGGGTCTGA
- a CDS encoding D-glycero-alpha-D-manno-heptose-1,7-bisphosphate 7-phosphatase, producing the protein MTRIRAVLLDRDGLLVEDVPDNADPDRVRPVEGAQEALALLRAHGVRTGFLTQQPGVARGDVTEADVRRVDARVEELLGPFDIRAVCRHAPADGCHCRPPEPGLLLWAAGRLCTAPAEWAVVGDTDAHLEAARRAGAHGVLVPTARTRPRQTAGDTAPDLITAVRSLVPDTPVPRTGR; encoded by the coding sequence GTGACGCGGATCCGCGCCGTGCTTCTCGACCGCGACGGCCTCCTCGTCGAGGACGTCCCCGACAACGCCGACCCCGACCGCGTCCGCCCCGTCGAGGGCGCCCAAGAGGCTCTCGCACTGCTGCGCGCCCACGGCGTCCGCACCGGCTTCCTCACCCAGCAGCCCGGCGTCGCACGGGGCGACGTCACGGAGGCCGACGTGCGCAGGGTCGACGCCCGCGTCGAGGAACTCCTCGGCCCGTTCGACATCCGCGCGGTGTGCCGGCACGCGCCGGCCGACGGCTGCCACTGCCGCCCGCCCGAGCCGGGCCTGCTCCTGTGGGCCGCCGGCCGGCTGTGCACGGCCCCCGCCGAGTGGGCCGTCGTCGGCGACACCGACGCCCACCTGGAGGCGGCCCGCCGCGCGGGCGCGCACGGCGTCCTCGTACCGACCGCCCGGACACGACCGCGGCAGACCGCCGGGGACACCGCACCGGACCTGATCACGGCGGTACGGTCCCTG